In Blautia wexlerae DSM 19850, a single window of DNA contains:
- a CDS encoding D-alanyl-D-alanine carboxypeptidase family protein — MKKWKHLLKAVMTVGVIAMTAVQICAAAEGTAQAAVSDVTPVSISTNEISGWPAGPEITSETGVLMDADSGILLYSKGGDEIRYPASITKIMTLLLAVENCSLKEDVVFTETGTRDISWDSGNIGMQVGEVMSMRACLYALVIRSANEVAAQIAEHVGGTEQHFVDMMNERAAQIGCTNTHFVNASGLPDPDHYSTAHDMALIMREGLKNKKFRRIIGATDYTIKPTNMNSESRVLHTHHPMLAPESSYHYDGCIGGKTGYTSEAGNTLVTAAEKNGTTYITVTMKAVDLAVASTDSTALFNYGYQNFTKAQVNGGEVSVPNGVTVDNLTVQENSQDGNTVDDYYYNDYLLGSVEVPEATPTPEPAADTLSDTSGGNTDQADQNEKSDTVGEEKTSAGMPKLRKILLIIGAAMLLLIIILSIALAKKEKRYYG; from the coding sequence ATGAAAAAATGGAAACATTTATTAAAGGCTGTTATGACTGTGGGAGTCATTGCAATGACTGCTGTTCAGATCTGCGCTGCTGCGGAAGGAACTGCGCAGGCTGCTGTTTCAGATGTTACACCCGTATCCATTTCAACTAATGAGATTTCAGGCTGGCCTGCAGGTCCTGAGATCACATCTGAGACAGGGGTACTGATGGATGCAGACAGCGGAATTCTTCTGTACAGCAAGGGCGGAGATGAAATCCGTTATCCGGCAAGTATTACCAAAATCATGACACTGCTTCTGGCGGTGGAGAACTGTTCCCTGAAAGAAGATGTTGTCTTTACGGAAACAGGAACACGTGATATCAGTTGGGATTCCGGCAATATTGGAATGCAGGTGGGAGAAGTGATGAGCATGAGAGCATGCCTTTATGCACTTGTGATCCGCTCTGCAAACGAGGTCGCAGCCCAGATTGCAGAACATGTAGGCGGCACAGAGCAGCACTTTGTAGATATGATGAATGAACGTGCGGCACAGATCGGATGCACAAATACACATTTTGTAAATGCCAGTGGTCTTCCGGATCCTGACCACTATTCTACTGCACATGACATGGCGTTGATCATGCGGGAAGGTCTGAAGAATAAAAAATTCCGCAGGATCATCGGCGCTACAGATTATACGATCAAACCTACGAACATGAACAGTGAGTCAAGGGTACTGCATACGCATCATCCGATGCTTGCCCCGGAGAGCAGTTATCATTATGATGGCTGTATTGGCGGCAAGACAGGATATACCAGTGAGGCCGGAAACACTCTTGTGACAGCAGCAGAGAAGAATGGAACTACTTATATTACAGTGACAATGAAGGCGGTAGACCTTGCAGTTGCCAGTACGGATTCCACAGCATTGTTCAACTATGGTTATCAAAATTTCACAAAAGCACAGGTAAATGGTGGAGAAGTATCAGTTCCAAACGGAGTGACTGTGGATAACCTGACTGTTCAGGAAAATTCACAGGATGGAAATACAGTAGATGATTACTATTATAATGATTATCTGCTGGGAAGCGTTGAAGTTCCGGAAGCTACACCTACACCGGAACCTGCAGCGGATACTCTTTCTGACACATCCGGAGGAAATACAGATCAGGCGGATCAAAATGAGAAATCAGATACTGTCGGAGAAGAAAAAACTTCTGCAGGCATGCCAAAGCTGCGAAAAATACTTCTGATCATAGGAGCGGCAATGCTTCTTCTTATTATCATTCTGAGTATTGCACTTGCAAAAAAGGAAAAAAGATATTATGGCTAA
- the rffA gene encoding dTDP-4-amino-4,6-dideoxygalactose transaminase — protein MIDFNRPAFTGREFDYIRDAVQRGMLCGDGEYTKRCSQWMMDKFHVNHVMLTTSCTHALEMAAHLCNIKPGDEVIMPSYTFVSTADAFVLKGAKIVFVDIRPDTMNIDEKLIEAAVTEKTKVIVPVHYAGVACEMDTIMEIAKKYNLKVVEDAAQGVDAYYKGKALGTIGDFGCYSFHETKNYTMGEGGAILFNRDEYLEKAEILREKGTDRSKFFRGQVDKYRWIDYGSSYLPSELNAAYLYAQLEARDQIFAKRMEIYNYYHKNLAHLAQEGKIEQPYVPEECSHNAHMYYIKVRDIQVRTRLIAYLREKGICSVFHYVPLHSAPAGQKFGRFSGEDVYTTKESERLLRLPMFYNLDMEDVKYITDTIASFDGF, from the coding sequence ATGATTGATTTTAACAGACCTGCTTTTACAGGCAGGGAATTTGATTACATACGTGATGCGGTACAGAGAGGAATGCTCTGTGGGGATGGAGAATATACGAAAAGATGTTCTCAGTGGATGATGGATAAATTTCATGTAAATCATGTAATGCTTACCACATCCTGTACCCATGCTCTGGAGATGGCAGCCCATCTTTGCAACATTAAGCCTGGTGATGAGGTGATCATGCCGTCCTATACATTTGTTTCAACCGCAGATGCCTTTGTGTTAAAGGGAGCAAAGATTGTATTTGTTGATATCAGACCGGATACAATGAATATTGATGAGAAACTGATCGAGGCGGCAGTGACTGAGAAAACAAAAGTGATCGTCCCGGTCCACTATGCAGGGGTTGCCTGTGAGATGGATACCATTATGGAGATTGCAAAAAAATACAATCTGAAGGTTGTTGAAGACGCTGCGCAGGGAGTAGATGCCTATTATAAGGGAAAAGCTCTTGGTACCATTGGAGATTTTGGGTGTTACAGTTTCCATGAGACAAAGAACTATACTATGGGAGAGGGCGGTGCAATCCTTTTTAACAGGGATGAATATCTGGAGAAGGCAGAGATCCTGAGAGAAAAGGGAACTGACAGAAGTAAGTTTTTCCGCGGACAGGTTGACAAGTACCGCTGGATAGATTATGGTTCTTCCTATCTTCCAAGTGAGCTGAATGCAGCATATCTTTATGCACAGCTGGAAGCAAGAGATCAGATTTTTGCCAAAAGAATGGAGATATACAATTATTATCATAAAAATCTGGCTCATCTTGCACAGGAGGGTAAAATCGAACAGCCTTATGTGCCGGAGGAATGCAGCCACAATGCCCATATGTATTATATCAAGGTGCGTGATATACAGGTAAGAACCCGGCTGATTGCTTACCTTCGGGAAAAAGGAATCTGCAGCGTATTTCATTACGTGCCTCTTCATTCTGCACCTGCTGGACAGAAATTTGGAAGATTTTCAGGGGAAGATGTTTATACTACAAAGGAAAGTGAACGTCTGTTGAGACTGCCGATGTTTTATAATCTGGATATGGAGGATGTGAAGTATATCACAGATACCATAGCTTCTTTTGACGGATTCTGA